tgaggagaggctgagggatttgggattgttttcgctggaaaggcggcggctaagaggggatcttattgaaacatataagatgattagaggtttagatagggtggatagtgatagcctttttcctctgatggagaaatccagcacgagggggcatggctttaaattgagggggggtagttatagaaccgatgtcaggggtaggttctttacccagagggtggtgagggattggaatgccctgccagcatcagtagtaaatgcgcctagtttgggggcgtttaagagatccgtagataggttcatggacgaaaagaaattggtttaggttggagggtcacagttttttttttttaactggtcggtgcaacatcgtgggccgaagggcctgttctgcgctgtaatgttctatgttctatgttctatgttctatatgccttcttgactaccttctccacctgcattgccactttcagtgacctgtgtacctgtacacccagatccctttgcctatcaatacccttaagggttctgtcatttactgtatatttcctgtctgtattagaccttccaaaatgcattacctcacatttgtccggaataataaaggataacattccatttgtcagaactttgatttatttgaactaagatttatgaggttctcttgtttacaaaaacctccctaatcgtaaatcacaccaggttccagtgacttaaccatatggcaagaaagaacactttaaatggtgaattcagaaagtttattaatcattaaaaatgtaacaagtcagaaagataaaaaacagagtgttgattaacagttaatagagaaagtttaactttaacaattgaacagacttctctccatccctctcagaccaggacatgaagtgatggctccaaaaacatggataacttgtaaaaccaacagctctcaacacctctctgtaaacatatctccctccacctctctctaccaaattgccttctcaagaccacttttttatacttAAAACATGTAaaaagcccatcttagccaattcccataaatcttcaattatgaactaaaatagacacgagttttcaagtgatttaaaaacaaatgaactgtctgctgaaagggttaacttttctacagaacctaaagggatggggagtgagcagcaaaaacttggcacacaattacatcactttacacaagattaaaacaaaacaaatggttttaaacttcatctattaatttttttgttatattcctcaacctatttaatttgatcagtttttgttagggatgggaatttctgttctttataaactgattcactcattttgttcattcgacatgggctcggagaatcagaacccagactttatcatcctgatcctttttctccctttgccaccactccctctgttttgcggtagagttgtggggattccaatcagaccgaatcattttatcaaaaaagtaaaatactgcggatgctggaatctgaaacaaaaacagaaaatgctggaaaatctcagcaggtctgacagtatctgtggagagagaatagagccaatgtttcgagtctggatgaccctttataagagctcttatgaagtgtcatccagactcgaaagattggctctattctctaatcattttaatcgataagtttcttgttcttagtttccaaatggcaggtaagagacctgtccggtccccactctgatttttcactggccatgcttgggtaggattataaccattagaatctactctcagagatctgcttttcagtccagtgctacttggagtataccgtcacttcaccaactatcaggtcacaagtccctcacagttcttatcacaaatttatgataaaataatttaaacatgccTGAGAACACTTCTTAACTTCTTAGTCAGCGACCTACCCCCGTTTGTTGATTAGTCAGACCCCTTTTTTACAGATTCCAGGTtcctcagccgctgaacaccagccggtcctgcaataatctcatagaatctcgacagtgcagaaggaggccattcggcccatcaagtctgcaccaaccacaatcccaccgacactgtcctcataaccccattcatttacgctagctagtccccctgacacaaaggggcaatttagcatggccaatccacctaacccacacatctttgtactgtgcgaggaaaccggagcacccggaggaaacctacacagacactggagaatgtgcaaactctacacagacagtgatccaagctgggaatcaaacccgggtccctggcgctttgaggcagcagtgctaaccactgtaccaccgtgccgccccagtttaattcgagctcattctgagtaaatattctcaccaggtcctctgtcagggccctgctgagcagctttaatggtccgtgattgcagaaactgagcagtcacaggaatgtggtcaagatagtccagtcccacaatgcctcacattcaatctgcagtccttcaattataacagaatatgtggctgtctgtagctgcctcggccacgatcagcgccaacactgccttcctgaactgctacaatgcctgaggtgtaggtacacccacagtgctgttagggagggatttccagctacacattccagactttcactaactGTTGGTGggttccagattgatatattccattcaacacacccaaggtgagtttttccaattcctttattgtccaggacaatatatttacaatatctttaaaacagaaattaaacattcccatttgatttcaggtattaacatattctgttagtttgttctttattgtcgctgtcaggctggggttgttccccttggagcaaaggaggttgaggggagatttgatagaggtggacaagattctgacaggtttagataagatggacaaagaaaagctgttcccattcgctgatgggacaaggatgaggaggtcacagatttaaggttttgggtcagagatgcaggggggatgtgaggaagaatattttgatgcagcgaatggtaatgacctggaactcgctgcctacgagggtggaggaagtggagacaataaacaattacaaaggaaatgggATGGGCGTTTGAGGGGGTTTCAAACAAATatagtgactcttaacttcctcacaccctgtcactctgtgatccgtgtgaaatttaaAACCGGGTATTCGCAACaggactcaaagagcatcagctcactggaggcagttgtgagaccggccagtccagcagaaagaaaccccccgaccctccccattgaccaactgtgagaatgaacaaaatgcagtcctggatgtaattgagagcagaaacaataacagcagaatccaacccctggaatcactcgtgaactcgctggtgtctcaacaggtgggatgtccgagtgaatccctccccacactcagagcaggtgaatggcttctccccagtgtgaactcgctggtgtctccgcagggcagatgactgagtgaatctctccccacactgagaacaggtgaacggcctctctccagtgtgaactcgctggtgtgtctgcaggtgggatgtccgagtgaatccctccccacattgagagcaggtgaatggcctctccccagtgtgaactcgctggtgtgtctgcaggtgggatgaccgagtgaatcccttctcacactgagagcaggtgaacggtctctccccagtgtgaactcgctggtgtttgcgcaggctggataaatgagtgaatccctccccacactgagaacacgtgaatggtctctccccagtgtggctgcgccgatgagcttccagctctgatgggactctgtatctcttcccacagtccgcacatttccatggtttctccatggtgcaggtgtccttgcctctgtcttgggtggacaatcagttgaagcctcatccacacacagaacaagggtACAGtcactccctgctgtgaatggtgtgatatttattcaggctgtgtaactggttaaagctctttagttcgtgcgctggaacacactcactcgagtgtggcagtgtgttggtgcttttccagtcacactgatgtttgaaatcttttcaaatcaacagactggacaatcatttctccttctagattcaaagtccgatgatattcagctcccaagggatatgactctgtcagatctgatgtgacatttgagatttcggcctgtgattcctctttcaatatcctgtgaaatgagtttacacatatcatcagtgtcagtgcaggatagaaattcagaacaggattctatttaaaaatgaaagtagaTGGGCACttcaaggaaataaactttcaggagaatggggatatagagtgggaatgggactggaatgttatacagagagtcagcatggactcgagttaccaaatggattccttctgtgctgtaatgacgtTATGGCtcgaaatgtataacatcgctgcagcattatattacaatgcaagaaataataataaatgtattttattacagaaacataaataatatatctaatctgggtaccatataataacactagacatatctctgtcctatattaatttactgtccccttaaatatcagccatctgctgccctttaattgtgaacatttggaaagagaccatccttttagacagaaagaagattaacgtttcagggtgggcagaatgaattacagcgaataaaaatgtatcagattttgttggtcaatataagctcagaagtggaagggaaatgatctccagtggaagagaaacaattcctgaacgttgtaagactaagctggtaaatcagcagtgaatagagttgtgaagtggtaaaaacatcaagacatagcttgccaaaataatagttaaaatacacccattattagaggtagaggaaggtagacaatgtcagagagctgatcagggagggcagaggtgaaacagagaaatggatggccgttaaaatattcattcatggatgtacaaggcatggttagcaagtttgcagatgatactaaattaggaggtatcgctgatagcgaagaaggttatcaaaaattatagggggatcttgatcagttgatcGGTTAGGGAAGTGGGtcgatgattggcaaatggattttagtACAGATAATAGagtacagaggcacaacctcaggctaaagggacgatcctttaaaacagagataaggaggaatttcttcggccagagagtggtgaatttgtggaactttttgccgcagaaggctgtggaggccaggtcattgagtgtctttaaaacagagatatataggttcttgattaataagaggatcaggggtgatgggaaaaaggcagaagaatggtgatgagaaaaatatcagccatgattgaatggtggagcagactcgatgggccaagtggcctaattctgctcctatgtcttatggtcttgagtgtgagtgttgcattttggaaagtcaaaccagggtaggacttatacagtaaatggtaaggccctggggagtgttgaggaacagaggaacccaggAGTACAGAGGGACCCAGGAGCACAAGTACATAGTTCgttgaaagtgatgtcacaggtagacagagtggtgaagaaggcatttagcacactggccttcatcagtcagggcactgagtataggagttgggacattctgTTATAGCTGTATTAttcgttggtgaggctgcacttggagtattgtgtacagtttttgtaaccctgttataggaaagacattgataaactggaaaaagtgcaaagaagatttatgaggatgttgctgggactaatgggcctgagtGATCACGAGAGGTGGAcaggctagggctttattccttcgaatgtaggagaatgtggggtgactatattgaggtgtattaaatcATGGGGGGCATTGGTAGGATGAACCCACATAGTCTTTTtgccagggtaggggaattgaaaactggagggcataggtttaagatgagaggggaaagattaaaagagacctgaggggcaacttcttcatgcagagggtggtgtgtccatggaatgagctgccagagaaagtggttgaggcaggtttaaacagcaggtttaaacatttaaaaagcatttggataagtacatgaattggaaaggattagagggatatgagccaaacatgggcaattgggactagctgggagggcaccatggttggcatggatcagttgggccgaagggcctgtttccgtgctgtattgctctatgactctatgtgttggctgcatcagcatctattgcctacaactcattgcccttgaactgagtggcttgcattgctgggggaagtggtaatttccttctttaaaaggacattattaaatcggatggatttttacgacaattgtcatcaatggacttctaattctagatttgtactgaattcaaatttcaacatctgccgttgtgggattcgaacccagggttcacAGTGTGTTGCCTGGATCCCTGTGTTACTAATCCAATAAcactatcactgcaccattgcctccccatccatGGTAAAGGAGTCATAATAGCCCgaatccatggaatcagagcatgctctaaatttgaattaatgctcactaacactcacctcaagacaatttcactgttttcaattttaaaatctgctgcagctgaaaagatctcagagagattggtgtccgggaaaaatgttgcaatcttcaaatcgtgtccctgtaaatgaggaaagttatcggtgtaattcaaggttagaaattcaagacagtcaaacatttcttttggtctgagtttgctgtgagtaaatcctccccttctaaccccctgtaaaaggagtttccaaaatccatcagcatctgtccagaacagaaattcaaaacattctctcctcctttaacctggcacagaattactttagctgggacaaaattgcagtggaggcagttcagggaaggtccagttggttgattcctgaaatgaggagttttatctttcaggttgagcagctggggcctgtactcattggagtttaaaagactgAGAAGTTAttgaaacatctgggaatttaagggcggcatggtggttagtactgctgcctcacagtgccagggtcccaggttcaattccagccttgggtcactgtctgtgtggagtttgcacattttctgtccatgtctgtgtgggtttcgtccaggtgctccggtttcatcccacagtccaaagatgtgtgggtcaagtggattggccatgctaaattgaccctagtgtcaaatgcatggggttgtggggatggggcctgggtgggattgtgatcggtacagactcgatgggccgaatggcctgcttctgcactgtagggattctatgattcatatgatataaggtgcttgacaaggtagatgctgagaggatgtttcctctggtgtgggaatcaagtaaaaataaaggatctcaaatttaagatgaagagagatcttttctctcagcgggttgttgatctttggaactctgtcttcaccagtgaggattggaggcaggtcattgaatatatttaaaggtGAGGTTTTGATCCACAAGAAAGTCAAGGGTATGGACGGGCTGGGGGtagcaaagtagacatgatcttattgaatgatgcagcaggctcgatgggccgaatgactggcTCCTGTTCTtggatagctgcgcatgcgccctgctaccTATTGTCCATCTGAAGAtcgaggttctgaaccagcccctgaaaccacgcccattgtgacccacaaccgacagcagcgcatgcgctctccttccccgctgaaacaagatggcggccgataaccggggcctgttcccgggataaaCGCCTGGGAGCTGTAAATCCGAGACCTGCAGGATcttattcgggccgtgcggcctaGAGCGGATGTTTGTAAAGCCATagctcactccctcccccgactcccggttccatttctcccgcagccccaccgaCTCACTTGGGGATAAAAGCGTCTCCCGCACTCGCAGGACTCcgggcaaagtgacactgcgcacgcgCGAGACatagcactgcgcctgcgcaataggctcctgtggaatgaagaggacactttcacacccgcaagggcacctgggaattaacggcgTCATTGTCAAAGACGATAGTACGAAATTATCTTGTTCAATGaagatcaattaattttttaaaatgcattcctcggaatttgtgcgctgccattctctacttctaaaattgatttaaaccagtgctctcctgtgggaataccccgagttttaaaaacttttcccactggtttccctctctctctgctcccctgaaggtgctcacacaggttgggtaaatcccacagagattggtttctttcattttctttctcctgatgctgaatgttttatggaatgatacatcacagatggaaaccatttggctcatcctgcccagtcgggctgtctttaagatctatccaattaatcccacagccctgctggcagagtgagaacaataTCTATATACTGTAGCAATATAGGagatgaatggaaaatgttttccagttgcatacctctcagacacactcacccctggAAAGATAAACTGGCCTGTGTACTAAGCAGATATTaaggttccacttaaaattaaaacagaaggtgctggaaaaatgcagcagtcacCAGGGCCGAGTTATGGTCAAAatgatggtgttgagctgccgttagaaaataaccagcaatccaacaagccactcaaaatattgaatcaaacaaaattgatcaaagattGAGCCAAAGTATTCTGTTTTCCAACATGGTGCTATGATTTTTTGTGATGGTTTTAATGTTCTCACAATTACCTGGTGTAGTCCGGGTTTATTTTATACTCATTCCAACCCATCGCTGTTCATGAGCACATtacccccactctgattccccatcccatcagagacaactgagtcactgactggaaattaGGGCTTTTAATGAGAGCTCTGACAACCGAGAATGCACCGTCAGCAGAATCAACCCGAGCGAacaaaccccagacagtgaacattatcccccccagacccaaatataaaacagtgaacattatcccccagacctgaatataaaacagtgaacattatctcccagacccaaatataaaacagtgaacattatcccccccagacccgaatataaaacagtgaacattatcccccagacccgaatataaaacagtgaacattatctcccagacccgaatataaaacagtgaacattatcccccagacccgaatataaaacagtgaacattatcccccagacccgaatataaaacaatgaacattatcccccccagacccgaatataaaacagtgaacattatcccccagacccgaatataaaacagtgaacattatctcccagacccgaatataaaacagcgaacattatcccccagacccgaatataaaacagtgaacattatcccccccagacccgaatataaaagtgaacattatcccccccagacccgaatataaaacagtgaacattaacccccccagacccgaatataaagcagtgaacattatctcccagacccgaatataaaacagtgaaca
This DNA window, taken from Mustelus asterias unplaced genomic scaffold, sMusAst1.hap1.1 HAP1_SCAFFOLD_42, whole genome shotgun sequence, encodes the following:
- the LOC144482758 gene encoding uncharacterized protein LOC144482758, coding for MEKPWKCADCGKRYRVPSELEAHRRSHTGERPFTCSQCGEGFTHLSSLRKHQRVHTGERPFTCSQCEKGFTRSSHLQTHQRVHTGERPFTCSQCGEGFTRTSHLQTHQRVHTGERPFTCSQCGERFTQSSALRRHQRVHTGEKPFTCSECGEGFTRTSHLLRHQRVHE